In Gemmatimonadota bacterium, the following are encoded in one genomic region:
- a CDS encoding non-canonical purine NTP pyrophosphatase has product MTRLLVATRSLGKLRELLPMLRAAGYTPIDLETAGIAEAPVEDAIEAHDTFEANALAKARHFHAISGLPTLADDSGLCVDALGGRPGVRSKRWSGRSDLSGQPLDDANNTMLQEALTPGLARGAGYVCAAAFVDGEGELVRRGETRGEIVHVAQGSGGFGYDPFFRSDELGRTFAEVSREEKATVSHRARAVRGILEALESRR; this is encoded by the coding sequence GTGACCCGCCTGTTGGTGGCGACGCGCAGCCTGGGCAAACTGCGCGAACTGCTCCCGATGCTCCGGGCCGCCGGGTATACGCCGATCGACCTCGAGACCGCCGGGATCGCCGAGGCCCCCGTTGAGGACGCCATTGAGGCCCATGACACGTTCGAGGCCAACGCCCTCGCGAAGGCCCGTCACTTTCACGCGATCAGTGGCCTCCCGACGTTGGCCGATGATTCGGGATTGTGCGTGGATGCGTTAGGCGGTCGCCCAGGCGTGCGGAGCAAGCGGTGGTCCGGGCGCTCGGACCTGTCCGGGCAGCCGCTCGATGATGCGAACAACACGATGCTGCAGGAGGCGCTGACGCCGGGGCTTGCGCGCGGGGCCGGATATGTCTGTGCGGCGGCGTTCGTGGATGGGGAGGGGGAGTTGGTGCGTCGAGGGGAGACGCGTGGCGAGATCGTGCACGTCGCGCAGGGGAGCGGTGGCTTCGGGTACGATCCGTTCTTTCGGTCCGACGAGCTGGGGCGCACCTTTGCGGAGGTGTCTCGAGAGGAGAAGGCGACGGTGAGCCATCGCGCGCGCGCGGTGCGGGGAATTCTCGAGGCACTGGAGTCCAGACGTTGA